AGTGACCAATTATCACGGGCGAACCGGCCTCGACATCGGAGCGGGAACTGCTGTCGTCTACGTCGACGCGCTTCGCTTCGACCTGGCTACACGCGTGGCTCGGCGGTTGTCACCGCTCGACGCCGCTGTAGAGACTCGGTTGGCCGCATTTCCCAGCGTGACCCCGACCGGGCAGCCGGCGGTCGCCCCCATCGCGATCACCATGGGCGGCGGAACCGCCTTCGACGCCGCCGACGACCAGGGCCGATCCCTTAAGGGCGCCGTCCTGCGTTCGGCACTCGCGAGTGCGGATGTTCAGTTCCTTGAGTGGGACGCCGCCGAGGTCGGCGACCCGAGAGGAAAGGCGTGGACGCAGACGAACTCGATCGACTCGCTCGGTCATTCGCACGGACACGCGCTCGCGGACCTCGTCGAACAGCAGCTCGACCTCGTTGCAGAGCGCGTTCGCGGGCTGCTAGACGCTGGTTGGAAGAAGGTCGTCATAGTCACCGATCACGGGTTCCTCTTGCCCGGCCAGGCAGCACAGAAAGTCAACCTGCCGTTGCACGTCACGGAAGGGGACGCTGCGCGCAAGCCGCGTGTGGCTCGGTTGAAGGCCACGGCGGCGCGCCCGGACTTCCCGATCCTGCCATGGACCTGGGACCCGGCCGTCGACATGGCGAGCGCGCCGGGAGCTGCTGCGTTCGAGGCGGGCCGCCTCTACGAGCACGGTGGTTTGAGCCTCCAAGAGTGTGTGATCCCCGTCGTCACGGTGACGCGTGGCGATACGGCCGTTGCGCCCGTCCAGGTTGAGGCCGTCCGGTGGACCGGACAGCGATGCCGCCTCGACTACAGCCCCGCGGAGGCCGACATCGTCGCCGAGATCCGGCTCCGCCCCGCCGACGCGTCAAGTGTCGTCGGCGGTCCGAAATCGCCCACGGAACCGGGCGAGGCCAAAGTGCTCGTCGACGAGGAACTGGCCCCCGCTGGGGCTGTCGCGTGGGTCGTGCTTCTCGACCCGAACGGTGGGGTTCTGGCCCAAACACAAACCAAGGTAGGAGGCGCCGAATGACCGAGGCGATCACGCTCGATGAGATCGACGAGATGGCAGCATCGGCCTTCGAAGGCTATGTCGTCCGCAAGGATCTCGCGCGGCAGTTCAAGGGTGCTTACCCGGTCCCGACGTACGTGGGTGAGTTCCTCATCGGACGCTACTGCGCCACGACCGATCCCGACGAGATCGAAGAGGGCCTCCAGGTTGTGCGACGTCTGCTCGCCGACCGCACCGTGCGTGCAGGCGAGGAGGAGTTGTTCAAGTCGCGCGCTCGCGAACGCATGACGATCAAGCTCATCGACCTCGTCAAGGCTCGACTTGACGCAAAGTCGAACGCCTACGTCGCCGAATTGCCGAGCCTTGGGCTCCGCGACGTGCGCATCGACGACGCCGTCGTCCGCGACAACGAGCGCATGCTCACCGGTGGCTTTTACGCCGAGGTTGATCTGTTCTACGACGCTGCGATCGCGGAGGAGAACAACGGCAAGCCCTTCGCCATCGGCTCGCTGCGCCCCATTCAGCTCTCCACCCGTGACTCACTCTCGCGGCTGGCCGAAGGACGCTCACGGTTCACGACCCAGCAGTGGAAGCACCTGCTGCTTCGATCGGTGGGATTCGAGCCCGCGCAGCTCAGCGACCGCGCGCAGGACGTTCTACTGCTTCGGATGGTTCCGTTCGTGCAGAGAAACTTCAACATGGTGGAACTGGGACCGCGTGGCACGGGCAAGTCGCACCTGTTCCAGCAGGTATCGCCGTACGCGCATCTGATCTCAGGCGGCAAGGCGACCGTCGCCCGCATGTTCGTGAACAACGCGACTGGGCAGCGCGGCCTCGTCGCGCAGTACGACGTGGTCTGCTTCGACGAGGTTTCTGGCGTCTCCTTCGATCAGAAGGACGGCGTCAACATCATGAAGGGCTACATGGAGTCGGGCGAGTTCTCCCGCGGACGTGAGTCCATCCGTGCTGACGGCTCGATCGTGTTGGTCGGCAACTTCGACGTTGATGTCGCTCATCAGCAGCGCATCGGCCACCTGCTCTCGCCCCTGCCGCCGGAGATGCGCGACGACACCGCGTTCATGGACCGCATCCACGCCTACCTGCCCGGCTGGCATGTCCCGAAGCTCAATCCCACGTACTTCACCCACCACTTCGGGCTCGTGAGTGACTTCCTATCCGAGTGCTGGTCGCGACTCCGGGACCAGTCGCGGCTTGCGTCGATCCAAGGTCGCGTGAACTACTCCGACGCGTTGTCTGGCCGTGACCTCTCGGCGGTGAACAAGACCGTCGACGGGCTGCTCAAGTTGCTGTACCCCGACGCGGAGTCCGCCATCGCCGACGAGGACCTCGAATGGGCGGTGCGCATCGCGCTGGAGTCCCGTCGTCGCGTCAAGGAGCAGCAACGGCGTATCGGTGCTGCCGAATTCCGCAACACGCAGTTCGGCTACCGCCTCGGCGAGGGGGTCGAGCAGTTCGTCTCGACCCCCGAGTTGGCGAGTCCCGACTCCATTGGCATCGACCCGCTGCCGCCAGGTCAGGTCTGGGCTATCTCCGAAGGCAGCGGCGATGCCGGCCCGGGGCTTTACCGGATCGAGGCCGCTGACACGCCCGGCTCGGGCGCACGGGGACTGCTGAACCAGGCCGCGCCTGCCACTCTCCGTGAGAGCTTCAAAGTCGCCGAGCAGAACCTCGTCGCTCAGGCGAGGCAACTCGTGGGCGACCGCGACCCTCGTGAGCACAACCTGACTGCTCAGGTCCGAGCCCTCGATGCTGCCAAGACCGGCGACGGCCTCGGGCTCCCGATTCTCCTCGCACTTGCCTCCGCAATGCTTCAGCGGTCGGTGCGTGGTGGGCTGATCGCGGTCGGTAATCTGTCCCTCGGTGGCGGGGTCGAGACGGTGCTGAATGCCGCGACCCTCGCCGAGCATGCGATGGAGAAGGGCGCCTCCGCTCTGCTTCTGCCGGTGTCCGCGCGCCGTCAACTCCTGGACGTCAGTGACGAGGTCGCGACGAAGGTCTCATTCATCTTCTACAACGACGCCCAAGATGCCTTAGTTAAGGCCCTCGACGAGTAGTTCCATTGTCCCGCGACGCGCGTACAGGCCCCAAGAGGCGGACTGGATCATGCACGTCGCGCTGTCCAAGGCCGCCTAGGGCGCATTGAGATTCTTGCGCCTCAGTCCGCCCTTCCCGAGGGACATGACGAACGGCGGCTGAGCGGACGCCATACGATGGATTGGCTTCTCGAACTCGAGGCACAAATCACCCATCTGCGTGGCGGTGAGGTTGCCGTTCGCGAATGCGATCGCACGGGCATCGTGCATGTAGATCGCGAGCGCTTCGAGGGGGCGTGATGCGATCCTGTGGTCCTTGGCCAGCAGAACGAATCCTGACGCCGTCCCGGAAGCGATCCACTCCTCATCCGACATCGCCTGCGCTCTTGCGTCGCCGAATTCCTCGGCCAGTGTGCGGGCGTCCCAGCCTGCATCCCGAAGCCTCGCAATCAGCAACCGCCCGCCCAGTGAGCGGTCAAGCAGAAAGCGGGCGGCGGTCATGATGTCAGGCGGCCTGCACCCAGAGCGAGCGGATCTCGGCGTCCGTCAGTCCGAAGTCGTCCGCGACGTCCGACATCAACTCGCCTGCGCGTATGCGACTGACCACGTCTTCAACGCGTACGCCCAGCTTCGCGATGGTCGGCTGCCCGGAGTTGCGCAGCGGATCGACGATCACCTCGGCGCCCTCGTACGTGGGGAGTCGTACAGATTCGACCAAGCCGCCGCTGTATGTGATGGTCTGCAGGTACTGCTCGACCGCGTCGCGGAAGACGCCTTGCCGGTTGCGCACAACGATCAAGTCGCGGTCACCGTTTTCAAGAAGGATCTCTGCGCCGTCAGTCTTGAGTTGTTCGCTGAGCAACGCGTGTTCCAGACCGATCTCGTCGCGAAGGATTTGGACAGCGGGCCGAATCCGCGCCATCGGAAGGCCGGCCCGCCGGAACGACTCGACGATGTATCCCTCGGCCAACGCGTCGAACGGGACTGTATAGCCACGGCCGCCTCGCACGCCGGAGAGGATCGGTTCGCTCCAGCCGTACTCTCCGTCGCGTCGCTGAGGGAATCGGTGCCCGTGAGCCCAGCGCGCAAACGACGTCGCAGGCGCACGAATGATCTGTGCAGCTTCCGTCAGCGAGTAGATCGGCGTCGTGTATGCCGCCCCCCGGACCGTTGTTTGCATGTAAACAGGATACGCCACGACACGTGATGCATGGATTCGGAACCCGTGCTGCGACTGAATGTATTGAAACATCTCGACGTATTCCACCCATCCATGTAACATCTGTTTCATCATCGAACGAGCCGATACCCGATCGGTTCATGTCCCGGTGTCAACGCAGACATCAGATGGAAGGCCAGGAATGACTTCGACGACGAGGGCCCCGCACGGAGCCGAATCCACGGAACCGACAGCGGGCATCGCCCCGCGCAAGACCCTCCGCCTCTGGGAGGTCGTCGCCATCTCCGTCGGTTTCATGGGGCCGGTGATGGCGATGTCGCTCAACGGTATCGGCGTGGCGGGTCTCGTGGGTCCGGCCGTCCCCTTCACCTTCCTGGTGTCGTTCCTCGGCACGATGCTCGTCGCCTACGCCTTCATCCGGCTCACCCGCTACATCACCCACGCCGGTTCGGTCTACGCGCTCGCCGGATCCACACTCGGGCCGCGCGCCGGATTCTTCGGCGGCTTCGCCCTGCTGGGCACGTACATCTTCTTCGCCGTCTGCATCGCCGGCGCCTGCGGCGTCTTCTTCGAGGCGATGATGGAGCAGCTCGGCGTCACCCTGCCGAGCTGGACCTGGGTGATCGTCCCCGTGGTGGTCGCGGTTTTCGTGCTGATCCTCAACGTCCGCGAGTCCACCGTCACCGCACGCACGCTTCTCGGCATCGGCTTCGTCGGCATCGCCGCCATGGTGGTGCTCTCGATCGTGATCATCGTCCGCGTGGCATCCGGTGACGCCCCCGTCTCGACGGGAGTCGACTTCTCAGTGCTCATGCCGGGCGACGCGCCGATCAGCGCGGTCATGACCGCAGCCGTCTTCGGATTCCTCTCCTGGGCGGGCTTCGAGTCAGGCACGTCCCTCGGTGAGGAGACCCACAACCCCAAGCGCGTCGTGCCCCGCGCCCTGCTGCTGGCCGTCCTCGTCGCCGGAGTCATCTACACGCTGGTCATGTTCGCGCAGACCATCGGCTTCGGCACCGACGAGAAGGGCGTCGCGGCCTTCGCCGGCTCGTCCTCCACGCTCACCACACTCGCATCCACCTACGTCGGCCAGTGGTTCTCGGTGCTCATCGCGATCTTCGCGTTCCTCGTCGCCTTCGCCTCGCTGCTGAGCTCCAGCGCCGCGGCATCGCGGCTGCTGTTCGCCCTCGCCCGCGACGGATTCGGACCGAAGTCGTTCGCCTCCACCAGCGCCAAGACCGGCGTCCCGGTGCGCAGCACGATCTTCGTGGTCCTGCTCACCGTCGTCTTCGCGGTCGGCTTCGGCCTGTTCGGCGCCGGCGCCGTCGATGTCTACTACTGGTTCGCGACGATCGCGACCCTCTGCATGGTCGTGGCATACGGCATGACGTCGGTCGGCGTGATCAAGCACACTCCTTCTCGCGCGGCTCGAAGATCCCGAAGTGGGAGATCGTCATCCCCGTGCTCGGCCTGGCGTTCCTCGCCTACGTCTACTTCATCCAGATCGCAGGCCAGGTCGCGCCGTACACCTGGTTCCCGTGGATCTCGGGCGCCTGGTGCCTCATCGGCCTGGTCATCGTGCTGGCCCGCCCCTCGCTGTCCAACCGGATCGGCGCACGACTGAGCACGGAGGATCTGGACTGATCATGGACAAGAACAACGAAGCCGGACCCGACGAACTGATCTTCGTCGCCACCACCGATATCGCCGCCCGCACCAAGGGTCGCTCCATGCGTCTCGCCGACTTCGACGAGGACACCTCCCTCGGCTGGGTCCCCGCGAACCTCGGCATCGGCTCGCTCGGGCACATCGTCGACGACATCCCCTACGGCTCCACCGGCGACCTGCGCCTCAAGCCCGACCTGAGCTCGCTCGCCCGCATCGACGGCATCCCCGGCCGCCCGCCCCTGAACGTCGTCTACGGCGACCTCGTCAACACCGACGGCTCACCGTGGGAGAGCTGCCCGCGCACCTTCCTGCGGGATGCCGTGCAGCAGCTGCGCGACGAGTTCGGCATCACCGCCCGCTGCTCCTTCGAGCACGAGTTCGTCGACGTCAGCGCCAAGGGCGACCACCATCCGTTCTCGCTGCAGGCGTTCCGCCGAGCCGAGCCGATCGGCTCGGAGCTGATGGCGGTGCTGCACCGCGCCGGCCTCGAGCCCGAGACGTGGCTGCCCGAGTACGGCCGCCACCAGTACGAGATCACGGTCGCCCCGACCGACCCGCTCGCCGCAGCCGATCGCGCGATCCTCGTGCGCGACATCGTCTACGACCTCTTCGAGGCCCACGGCCGCGAGGCATCCTTCGCCCCTGTCATCTCGCCCGGCGAGACCGGCAACGGCGTGCACGTGCACTTCGGTCTCGACGACGTCGACGGCAACACTCTCGTGTTCGACCCGTCGCGTCCGGGCCGTGTGTCCGACCTCGCGGGTGGATTCGCCGCGGGGATCGTGCGGCACGGCCCGGCGATGGCCGCGCTGTTCGCCCCGCTCGCGACCAGCTACCTGCGCCTCGCCCCGCACAACTGGTCGACCGCCCGCTCGTTCCTCGGACTCCAGAACCGGGAGGCGCTGCTGCGCATCTGCCCGACGAACGAGATCGACGGCCGCGATCCCAGCCGTCAGCTGCACTTCGAGTTCCGCGGCGGCGACATCGGAGCGAACCCGTGGATCCTGCTGGGCATGATCCTCCGCGCGGGCATGCAGGGCATGCGCGAGGGCCTGCAGACTCCCGAGATCGTCGAGGGCGAGCTCGACCTGGAAGACCGTCACGCGCACCTCGCCAAGCTGCCGCGCGATCTGGAGCAGGCGCTCGAGATGCTGCGGCAGGACGAGATCGTCACCAGCTGGTTCTCGCCGGCGTTCCTGGCCACTTTCGAGGCGATCAAGAAAGACGAGTTCGCCTCGGTGCAGGCCCGCTCGCTCGCCGAGCAGTGCGAGGTGTATGCGCGTGTCTACTGAGCCGGCCGTGACGCCCGCGACCGTGCCGCTCCTGGACCACCACTGCCATGGAGTCACCACGGGCGACCTGGATCGCGGTGCCTTCGAGGCCCTCATCACCGAGTCCGACTGGGATGCCCCTGCGGGGACGACGCATTTCGACTCCCAGGTCGGCTTCGCGATCCGCCGACACTGCGCGCCGGTGCTGGGCCTTGCGCCCTTCGCGTCGGCCGAGGAATACCTGCAGCGGCGGCGTGAACTCGGCGGGATCGAGGTCAGCCGACGCCTGCTGCGCGCCACCGGCATCAGCGACTACGTGATCGAGACCGGGCACAAGGCCGACGAGATCCTGGATCCCGCGCAGATGGCGGATGCCGCGCAGGCGCGCGTCCTCGAGGTCGTGCGCCTGGAGAGGCTGGCCGAAGAGCTCGTGAGCGACGGATGCCCGGCATCCGGATTCCGCGAGGCCTTCGCGACCCTGCTCGATGAGCGTCTGCAGCACGCGATCGGCGTCAAGTCGATCGCGGCCTATCGGATCGGACTCGACTTCGACCCGGCCAGACCCGCGACCGATGACGTCGACGCCGCCGTCGCACGCTGGATCGCCGGGGGAGCGGATGCCGCGCGCCTCGACGACCCGGTGATCATCCGCCACCTGCTGTGGGAGGCCGTCGATCGCGAATGCGCCATCCAGTTCCACATCGGTTACGGCGACTCCGATGTCGATCTGCACCGCTGCAGCCCGCTGCTGCTGACCGAGTTCCTGCGGCTCACCCGCCCCAGCGGCGCCCGGGTGATGCTGCTGCACTGCTACCCGTTCCACCGCGAGGCCGGCTACCTCGCACAGGTGTTCCCGCACGTCTACTTCGACGTGGGCCTCGCGATCAACTACACCGGCTCCCGCTCCGACGAGATCATCGCCGAGTCGTTCGAGCTCGCGCCGTTCCACAAGATCCTCTTCTCATCGGATGCCTGGGGCGCGGCCGAGCTCTATCACCTGGGCGCACTGCTCTTCCGCCGCGGCCTGGCTCGCGCGCTCGACGTGTTCGCGGAGCGCGACGACTGGCCCGAGCACGAGCGCGCCCGCGTGACCGAGCTCGTCGCCTGGCGCAACGCCCGCCGCGCCTACCGCCTCGGCGACCTCGACGCGCACGACGCGGTCGACGATCCCGATGACTTCGACGACCGGAGCGATTCCCGATGAGCCCCACGGTCACCCGGCTCGCCGAGCTCGCCACCCGCTGGAGCGCAGCGCTGGACGAGCAGCTCCCCGCGGCCACCGTGCTGCGCCGGCAGCTGCACGCCGCGCCGTGCGCATCGGGTGAGGAGGGTCCTGCGCGCGACATCCTCATCGCCGCCCTGGCGGACCACGTCAGCTTCGAGGCCATCGCCGACACCGGTGCCGTGGGCCGAATCGGGCCCCAGGACGGCCCGTCCGTCGCGGTGCGGGCCGAACTCGACGCCCTGCCGGTGACCGAACTCACCGATGCCCCGTTCGCGTCGCGCAACGGCGTCATGCACGCCTGCGGACACGACGTGCACCAGGCCGCGGTCGTGGCGCTGCTGCGCGCCGCCCGGCACCTCGAACTCCCCCTGGGGCTGGTCGGACTGCTGCAGCCCCGCGAGGAGAGCTACCCGTCCGGTGCGCTGGAGGCGATCGAGGCCCGCGTGATCGAGCGCTTCGACGTCGCGCACGTCATCGGCGCGCATGTGCATCCGGGTGTTCGCACGGGTGCGGTCGCCGCAGGAGGCGGCTTCATCAACGCGGCGGCCGACGAGATCGACATCCGCGTCGAGGGGCGCGGCGGTCACGGCGCCTACCCGCACTCCGCGAGCGACACGGTCGCCGCGGTGGCGCAGATCGCCATCGGCATCCCCGAGGTGGTGCGGCGCACGGTCAGCCCGCTGCGGCCGGCCCTCATCAGCGTCGGCACGCTCACGGCGGGCGAGGGCGCCGCGAACGTCCTGCCCGCGCAGGCCCGCATCCGTGCGACGATGCGCACGACCGACCCGGCTGACCGGGTCGCGCTGTTCGACGCCGTCCGGCTGATGGCCGAGCACACGGCCGAGGCGTACGGCACCACGGCGACGGCCGTGCTCGTCGAGGGAGAGCCTGCGCTCATCAACGATCCGGAGCTCGCCGCCGGCACCGACGACTGGCTCGGGCGACTGGGCGTCGACGGCGCGGAGCCGATGCGCTCGCTCGGCGCAGACGACTTCTCGTACTTCTGCGATGCGGTCCCCTCGGTGATGCTGTTCGTCGGCGTGGAGACTGCAGATCGGCATCCGCAGCCCGCCCTGCACCATCCGCAGTTCCTGCCCGGCGACGACGCCGTCGGACTCGCCGCGCGCGCGCTGATGGCGGGCTATCTCGCCGCAGCGGAGCGGGTGCTCGGGATCGAGCATCACCGCGCGGATGCCATCAGCCCGGTGTCCTAGGAGGTCGGACGAGATGATGGATGCCCGACGACTGATCGCCCGCGACGAGCACGCGATCGCCGGTGTCGAGAAGCTGCGCTTCTTCCCCCTGGCCGCCGAGTCCGGCCTCGGGGAGATGCTCACCGAGCCGGGTGGCCGGCAGCTGATCGACCTGAGCGCCAGCTGGACGGCATCCGGCTTCGGCCACGGCGAGCCGACGATCGCGGCGGCCATCGCCCGCGCCGCGACGACGGCGCCGGGCGCCTCGATCCTCTCCGGCACGCACCCCGATGCCGTGCAGCTCGCGGAGGAGCTGCTGGCGCTCGTCCCGAGTCGGCTCGCCGACGGCGACCGTCGCGTCTACCTCGGCCACGCCGGAACGGATGCCAATGAGGTGGCGATCCGCGGATGCCGCCACGCCACCGGCCGACCCCGGATCCTCGCCTTCGAGAACGGCTATCACGGCGGGCTCGGGGCCGCGCAGGGCGTCTCCGGCGTGCACGTCGGCGCCGGGGTGCCCGCCGATCCTGGTGTGGTCTTCCTGCCCTATCCCGATCCGTACCGGCCGCACACCGGGGATGCCGCCACGGTCGTCGCGGACGTGCTCGGACGGGCGGAGGTCGAACTGGCGCAGGGCGGCACCGCGGCCGTGATCGTTGAGCCCTTGCAGTCGGACGGCGGGGTGATCGTCCCTCCGATCGGTTTCCTCACCGGGCTGCGCGAGCTGTGCGACAGGCACGGCGTGTACCTCATCGTCGACGAGGTGAAGGTCGGCCTCGGCCGCACGGGCCGCACGCACGGGTTCGAGCACGACGGCGCGGTGCCCGACGTCGTCACTCTCGGCAAGGCGCTGGGCGGCGGTCTGCCGCTCTCCGCGGCGGTCGGGCCGGCGCAGGTGCTGGACGCCCCGGTCGCTTCGGCACTCATGACCACCACGGGCAATCCGATCTCGTGCGCGGCGGGCCTCGCGGTGCTGAAGATCGTGCGCGCGGGGGAGACCACCGCGAACGCACGAGCCCGCGGTGAGCAGCTGCGCAGCCTGCTGGCTTCATACGCGGGCGGAGATGGGCCGGGAGCCTCGCGCATCGGCGACGTGCGGGGGCGCGGCCTGTCGCTCGGTATCGAGCTGGTCACCGGAGCGGGATCCCCGGATGCCGACCCCGGGCTCACCGCCAAGGCCGCCTACCGGGCATGGCAGCTGGGCGCCGTCGCCTACCCGGTGCGGGGGAACGTGCTCGAGCTCACGCCCCCGCTGATGATCTCCGCCGAATCGGTGGAGCGCGCTGCCGGCATCCTGATGAGCGCGATCGACGATGCGGCTCTGGGGGCGGTGTCCGACGAGGAGATCGCCCCGTTCCAGGGCTGGTAGCGCGAGGGCTCAGCCGGCCGGTGCCGGGGGAGCAGCGCGCAGCGCCTCGATCCCTTCGAGCCGCTGCCTGCCGATCTCGCCGAGCACCTCGGTGATCCCGGCGATCACCGTCTCGACGATCGCCATCGCGGGCACGAGCGAGTCGAACGGCGACGGCGCCTCCACGTTCGCGGGGAGCACCGTGCCCGCGACCTCTGCAGCCGGGGACAGCCAGCGGTCGGTGAACAGCACGAGTTCGCCGCCCCGCTCAGCGACACGGCGCGAGAAACGCACGATCTGAGGGTCGTAGCGTCGGTAGTCGAACACCACGAGAAGATCGCCGCGTCGGGTGTCCGAGACGGCCGCGATCCGGCTGAACTCGTCCGCCTCGATCACCTGCACGTCGGGTCGGAGCAGGATCAGGTGCGCGCCGAGGTACTCGGCGAGGAGCCTGCTGAACCGTCCCCCGATCAGGCGCACCCTGCGGTGCGGATCGGAGAGCAGCGCGACGGCGCGGTCGAACTCGCTCTGCGGGAGGTCGTCGATGGTCGCCGCGATGCTGGCCGCGAACATCTGGGATGCGCGGGGCAGGCCGTCGTCCCCGGAGTGCAGGTCAGCGCGCCCGTACTGCTCGAGCGGTGAGCCCAGGCGCTCCTGCACCTCTCGGACGAGGCGCTTCTGGAACTCGGGGTAGCCGCTGAAGCCGAGTCGGTTCGCGAAGCGCACCACGGTCGGCGGGCTGACACTCGCACGCTGCGCGAGCTCCGCGACCGTCCCGAGACCCGCGATCGGGTAGTTCGCGAGAAGCGCCCGGCCGACCTTCCGCTCGCCGGAGCTGAGGGAATCGAGGGAGCCGCGCACCAGCGCGTCCAGTGGCAGCTCGGATGCCGAACCGGCCTGCGTCATCGCGGGTACTCCCTCGTCCATGAAACATACGTTACAGGCGCGGAGCGACGGTGAGCAGACCCCTCGCCTCGGATCCCGGCTCACGCCCGGATACGGACGATCCGCTTGACTCTCTCGCAGGCTTCAGCAGCGGGATGCGATGTTCAACGCCTCGCCACGTCCGTACCCGGCTCGACGCGCTTCAATCCCGGGAACCGTGCGAAACCTCGATCTCGCGTGGCCAGCGTTGCGCCGTTCGTCACGCAGAGCGCCGCGATGTGAGCATCCGG
Above is a genomic segment from Microbacterium sp. W4I4 containing:
- a CDS encoding MurR/RpiR family transcriptional regulator gives rise to the protein MDEGVPAMTQAGSASELPLDALVRGSLDSLSSGERKVGRALLANYPIAGLGTVAELAQRASVSPPTVVRFANRLGFSGYPEFQKRLVREVQERLGSPLEQYGRADLHSGDDGLPRASQMFAASIAATIDDLPQSEFDRAVALLSDPHRRVRLIGGRFSRLLAEYLGAHLILLRPDVQVIEADEFSRIAAVSDTRRGDLLVVFDYRRYDPQIVRFSRRVAERGGELVLFTDRWLSPAAEVAGTVLPANVEAPSPFDSLVPAMAIVETVIAGITEVLGEIGRQRLEGIEALRAAPPAPAG